The Acidobacteriota bacterium region AATTGCCAGCGCCGACTACGTGGAAAACTTGTGTATTTTGTGGATGCTACAGGCTTTCCCGGAAAATAATCTCTGGGCTGGAACCGTGGCTGGAATAGCGACCGTCACGAAACATATCCTGACAATTGGCACGTTGCGATGCATGGCCGTGGGCAGTGGAGCGCTGGTCGCTCGTCGGTATGGATTCTTTCAGCGGTGGCTCAAACCGCAGAACCTTTAACTTTCCAATCACCTCAGTTGATTCATTCCCAACGGTCACAACCATGAAAATACCAAAAGCCTTCCGCGTTGTTCTGGTCGTAATTGCAGTAGCTTTGCCTGGCGCCAGTGTCTTCTGGTATTGCAACTATGGTCCAACTGCTTTTGATCCAGTTGTTTGGCGACAAGGCGAGCAGGCTGAGTTTTCACCGGATGCGCCGCGACTTCGGATGGCGGATCAACTGGTTCAATCAAAAGTACTGGTTGGGAAGCCGAAACCCGAAATCCTGGCAATGCTCGGCGCACCTTCGCAAACAGATAAGTTCAATGAGTACGACCTTGTCTACTGGCTTGGTGCGGAGCGAGGCTTCATCAGCATTGACAGCGAATGGCTGGTCCTCAAATGTACTGAGAGTGGTATCGTGAAAGAAGCTCGCATTGTGCGGGATTAAACTACTTTTTCCCACCCCGAATTTCTGATGATGTATGACTGCAATTCAATATCTCCAGGGAGACGCAACCTCTCCGCAAGCCAAAGGAAATAAAATCATTGCCCACATTTGCAATGATATTGGCGGTTGGGGGCGCGGATTTGTACTGGCGATTTCACGCCGGTGGCCAGCTCCTGAAGCAGCCTATCGAACCTGGCACCGCGAGCGAGCCTCCAACGACTTTGCACTGGGCGCCGTCCAACTGATTCAGGTTGAGCCATATCTGTGGGTTGCCAATATGATTGGGCAACACGGAATGAAAACCGGAAGTAAAGGGCCTCCAATTCGGTACGAAGCCGTGGCCGAATGTCTCGGTAAACTTGGGGATCTGGCAACCCTGCACTCAGCTTCGGTTCATATGCCCCGGATTGGCTGTGGGCTGGCGGGTGGCAAATGGGAACACATTGAACCGCTTATCAAACGCACGCTTTCTGAGCGCGAGATTGCCGTCTATGTGTATGACTTTGCCTGAGGCATTTCTGGCTTTTGATGATTGATCCATTCTTTCTGAATTGAGCAACTGGGAGATCAACTATGTGGCTGGAGATTGCAATTGTTGCCACAATTTTTGCCATTGGGAACATTCTGTTTGGGCACTTTGAAGTTGAAACACCAAAATGGCGACGTGTGCTCAAAGTCTTTATTATTCTTGGGCTTACCGGGTTAATTTCAGCCACCGCTGGACGCCCATGGTCGTTTATCTTCATTGCCTTGCTGCTCCCTGGACCAATTGTAATTCACGTCTGGTGGCTACCGCGCCATGGCATCAACGGATGGACCGGCGAACCAAAAGAAAAATACTATGCACTGCGTGGCTGGAAGCTTCCCGACAAGAACTGAACTCACACGCCACTTCCAAAAATCCCAAGACATTTTTAACCACGAAATACACGAAAAACACGAAAAGAATCAAATACTTATACAAATAATTTACAGATAGACAGCAATTCTTAGTTAGGAAATAAAGAAAGAGTACTTTTTTCCCCTCTGAAGCGAGGAGACTTCTGAGCCCAGAAAATAAAAACCGGCTGGGCAAGCTCGAAAGCCGTCCCAGCCGGTGAGTTCTTTATTCTTCATCCTCAATTCTTCATTCTTTATCACCCTTCGTCATCGTCCAGGATCTTGATGTCGGTCTTAAACTGTTTGTAATTGGTATACCGGACTTCCATTTTCATCCGAATTGAAGAACCGCCTTCGAAATCAAGCGTGTCGAGCGCGTAGGTATAGGTTGGGAACCAGTACTTTCCATCAATATTTTCACGGTAGGTTTCAAATCGCGGGAAACGTTCCTTCCCTTCCGGCAAGGCTTTACCAAAGGTTTTCACAATCATCAAATCCTGGTCATCTACCCAGATACGGCCTTGAAACACCCGTTCACCGCCATCCCGTTCATACTTCGGGATGCTTTTTGGCCGCACATCAAAGACATAGGTATCAATTTCATCCAGGCGCTCTTTGCTGACATAGGTCACATTGTATTTGGGGAGGTCTTCGGTCGTGAGCGAGAACGGCTGGACACTCGCCAGGTCGCGCAAATCGTTGGGTGTGATCAATAACCCCTGCAACGTTGATTGTGGGAACCGGACAATGCGTTCAGTCCGCCGGCCATCGTCGGTGAACAAGATATCGGAGACTCGATAAAACTCGCCGTTCGGACGGTCGTCAAAATCCAGGGTTTGAATCCGGACTTCCTGGCGAAAGGTGTAGTTGGCACGGGCATCGCGAAATTCAGATTCCTTGGCGGCAAACCGGCGGATGACTTCCTCGTTGGCCAGCGGGCTGCCTTTCTTCGCTGGTACCGGCGTTTTGGATTGTGACATCGGCGTTGGAAGCTCTCGTTCCTGACCGCCGTTCCCACTGGCGGATGTCAGTGAGTACTGTCCGGACAGCAACAAAACGATTCCACACAGAAATAACACCACACGTTGCTTCATCCCAAAAGATGAAGGCACTTTCCTGGTCACCATAAAATCGGTCTCCTCAAAGAAAGAATTTTTTCGAATTGGGTAAAGAATGATAAATGGTTGTGAGTCGCAGTTCGCAAGAGTTCGATTCTAACTGAAAACGGTTGAGGACCAAGTGCTTTCTGCAAGTCTCAAGATCAATGATTGAATCGCGGTTCGGATGTGGGCAAATCTCTGGATGTTGTCTTCACGAATTGTGTAAACTATGCGTATCGCGCTACCTTCTTTCGCTCTAACCCTTTCCCTGGACATCACTTCCCCTGAATTGATTTATGAAGACTTTGATCTGGTTTGCGGCACCTGGATTTGCATTGTTGATTCTGTTGGAAACCCTCTATGACTTCTGGCAAAAGACCCACGAGTATGAAGTCAAAGACACCATGACCAATATCACACTCGGGTTTGTCAGCATGTTTATGGATATAGGCTGGAAACTGTTCATTCAGGTTCCAGCTTACTGGCTGGTGTATACCCTGACGCCGTTACGGATCCCCCAAACCTGGTGGTCGTGGGTCATCGTGATGATTCTGGTTGATTTTGCCTATTACTGGTTTCACCGTTTCAGCCACGAAAGCCGGTTTTTCTGGAATTTTCACGTGGTTCATCATTCAAGCGAGCATTACAACCTGAGCGTGGCTGTGCGCCAGAGCTGGTTTGGAGGTGCGGTGTCGTGGATATTTTATGCACCGATTGTCTTGATGGGGTTTGACCCGGTGATGATTCTCACATCCTACGCCATCAATTTGATTTACCAGTTTTGGATTCATACCAAATTCATCAAATCCCTCGGCCCGTTAGAAGCCATTCTCAACACACCAGCCCATCACCGGGTTCATCACGGTGTCAACGAGCCCTATCTCGACAAAAATTATGCCGGCATGTTGATCATCTGGGATCGAATGTTTGGCAGTTTTACACCTGAAATTGAACCGCCGCGTTACGGCATCATCAAGCCGCTCAGAAGCTTCAATCCGGTTTGGGCCAATTTTCATGCCTGGGTCGAAATGGTTGAAACCATGCGAACGCGTGTCGGGCTGAGTGAAAAACTGCGGTGTCTCTGGTCAGCACCAGCGATGCTGCCGAAAGCACAGTGACGACCGACACCCAAAGATCAGCCACAAGAAAATCAGGGACGCATCAGATTCACGGGTGCGTCCCTGAGCTGTTTGGGCATACAAAAAACTGCAAATTGACAATGTTCAACGGGTTGTATACCTTTGCAGCCTGACTGCTCACACAAATACCCACCCCTCTCCCGCGAAGGAAACCTCAAACAATATGGCATTCGATAAAGAGAAATCTCTGAAGTTGGCTGGGAAGTATGTCCAGCAGGGCAAAATTGCCGCCGCCATCGAGGAATATCGGAAAATTGCCTATGCAGACCCCTACGATCTCAACATTTTAAATACCCTTGGCGACCTGCACGCCAAAAACAATCAGCCGGAAGAAGCAGCACTCCAATTCCTGCGGGTGGCCGAATCCTATCGGGATTCGGGTCAGACCAACACGGCGATTGCGGTCTATAAAAAGATTCTCAAGCTCAATCCGTCAAACATTGAAATTATGTTGACGCTGGCGGATCTCTATACCAGGCAAAAGCTGCTGGTTGAGGCCCGTCAACTCTACCTTGGTTTGATTGACCTGCACCGACAGAGCGGGCAAAACCGACAGGCACTCCGGGTGATGGAACGCATTGCCAATATTGACCCGGAAAACGCGGTCTTGCGGTTTGAAATTGCAGCGGGGTATCACCTGGAAGGGTTAAATCAGGAAGCCTTTGAATTTTACCTGCAAGCGGGCCAGGAGTTTTTCCGCAAAGGACGCGACACTGAAGCCGTTCAGGCATTTCAGCGTGCCCTTTCGATCAATCCGGATTCCAAACCGGCGCGCAAATCACTGGTTGAGGTATTGATTCGCCAGGGTGAAATCAAAACGGCGCTGGGAATGCTTGATTATCTGCTCAAACGAACCCCCGATGACATTGACCTGATCCAGTTGCTGGGACGGACCTATCTTGGGGCAAAAATGCTGGAATCAGCCGATGCCACATTTACCCACCTGGTCACCATAGATCCAAATCAGTATGAATCCTTGCTGGAGGTGGGCCGGGCCTATGCGGACAACAAACAATTTGACCATGCCATCACGCTCATTGGTCGCTCTCTCGATACCCTGCTCGAAAAGAAGCAGAAGAAAAAGGCAACCGGGCTCCTCAAACAAATCCTCAAAGCAGACCCAAACTACCTGCCAGCGCTGAAATTGCTGGCCAATATCTATTCACGAGTCCGTGAAAAACGAAATCTGGTGGCCACGCTCAATGCCATTGTTGAGGCATCGCTTCGCCAGGGACTTCAAACCGAAGCCAGTTATGC contains the following coding sequences:
- a CDS encoding macro domain-containing protein, which translates into the protein MTAIQYLQGDATSPQAKGNKIIAHICNDIGGWGRGFVLAISRRWPAPEAAYRTWHRERASNDFALGAVQLIQVEPYLWVANMIGQHGMKTGSKGPPIRYEAVAECLGKLGDLATLHSASVHMPRIGCGLAGGKWEHIEPLIKRTLSEREIAVYVYDFA
- a CDS encoding sterol desaturase family protein; the protein is MKTLIWFAAPGFALLILLETLYDFWQKTHEYEVKDTMTNITLGFVSMFMDIGWKLFIQVPAYWLVYTLTPLRIPQTWWSWVIVMILVDFAYYWFHRFSHESRFFWNFHVVHHSSEHYNLSVAVRQSWFGGAVSWIFYAPIVLMGFDPVMILTSYAINLIYQFWIHTKFIKSLGPLEAILNTPAHHRVHHGVNEPYLDKNYAGMLIIWDRMFGSFTPEIEPPRYGIIKPLRSFNPVWANFHAWVEMVETMRTRVGLSEKLRCLWSAPAMLPKAQ